One Bacillota bacterium genomic window carries:
- a CDS encoding general stress protein: protein MARTVAGLFDSRDAAERAVRALEQAGFNDRQVSLAGKDERARGGAGDRAGAGGGWGDQNLANGTGWGAGIGAGVGLAASLGALAIPGIGPLVAMGPLAATLGGAAAGGLAGGLVDMGIPENESRRYEQDVRQGRFLAVVQDSRRADEAAQILRQQGARDVRSY from the coding sequence ATGGCAAGGACGGTAGCCGGGCTCTTCGACAGCCGGGACGCCGCCGAACGGGCGGTCCGGGCGCTGGAGCAGGCCGGCTTCAACGACCGCCAGGTCTCGCTGGCGGGCAAGGACGAGCGGGCGCGCGGCGGAGCCGGTGACCGCGCCGGGGCCGGGGGCGGCTGGGGCGACCAGAACCTCGCCAACGGCACCGGATGGGGCGCCGGCATCGGGGCGGGCGTGGGTCTGGCCGCCTCGCTGGGCGCCCTCGCCATCCCGGGGATCGGACCGCTGGTGGCCATGGGGCCGCTGGCCGCCACCCTGGGTGGTGCCGCCGCCGGCGGCCTGGCCGGCGGGCTGGTGGACATGGGCATCCCCGAGAACGAGAGCCGCAGGTACGAGCAGGACGTGCGCCAGGGCCGCTTCCTGGCTGTGGTGCAGGACAGCCGCAGGGCGGACGAGGCGGCGCAAATCCTGCGCCAGCAAGGGGCGCGGGACGTGCGCAGCTACTAG
- a CDS encoding YlmC/YmxH family sporulation protein: MLWSDLEGKEIVNLRDGEKLGRMSDADLIIDPATGEIHALAVEGGWRLLGGRSVWEIPWSSVRRIGSEVVIVDVDPATVRL; the protein is encoded by the coding sequence ATGCTCTGGAGTGACCTCGAAGGCAAGGAGATCGTCAACCTGCGCGACGGCGAGAAGCTGGGCCGCATGTCGGACGCGGACCTGATCATCGACCCGGCCACGGGGGAGATCCACGCGCTGGCGGTGGAGGGCGGCTGGCGCCTCCTCGGCGGCCGCAGCGTCTGGGAGATCCCCTGGTCGAGCGTCCGTCGTATCGGTAGCGAGGTGGTCATCGTCGACGTCGACCCCGCCACGGTCCGGCTCTGA
- the pnp gene encoding polyribonucleotide nucleotidyltransferase — MEKRVFSTTLAGRPLSVEIGEVARQANGACLVRYGDTVVLVTAVMSKETREGIDFFPLRVDFEERQYAAGRIPGSFFRREGRPSERAVLSARLMDRPIRPLFPKGLTNEVQVVCTVLSFDGDNQPDILGILGESIALSISDIPFDGPIAGVTVGMVDGNFVLNPTLEQYQRSRLDLTVAGTREAVIMVEGNADELPEEDILAAMDFAHRAIRQLIEWQDGIVAELGRPKFAFTPVAVPEELEQAVRAEATAVLRETLLNPDKLAREEALAQAKEQLKNALLERFPEQEKAVATVLDAIEREQLRRMILDEKIRPDGRRPDEIRPVSCRVGLLPRTHGSALFTRGQTQALTVAALGALEDRQFLDSIGEPEEYKRYLHHYNFPPYSTGEVRPLRAPGRREIGHGRLAEMALQRMIPPEEEFPYTIRLVSEILESNGSSSMASVCGSTLALMDAGVPIREPVAGIAMGLISEGDQVEVLSDIQGIEDHLGDMDFKVAGTRNGITAMQLDAKIEGVDRVILARALEQARRGRLFILGKMLEAIDKPRPELSPYAPRILTLQINPDRIRDVIGPGGRTINRIVQETGAKIDVEESGKIYVATPDLAAAERAVAMIRELTHEVEPGEVYLGKVVRLTNFGAFVELFPGKDGLVHISQLGAGPERTARVEDVVSLGDRILVKVTEIDELGRVNLSRRDALRQFPERAAEEEVHPKVAPADHRASGKPAPGRGGEARDGQAAQPEGERPPRHRSRHGHRR, encoded by the coding sequence TTGGAGAAGCGGGTCTTCAGCACCACCCTGGCCGGGCGGCCCCTCAGCGTGGAAATCGGCGAGGTGGCCCGGCAGGCCAACGGCGCCTGCCTGGTCCGGTACGGGGATACCGTGGTCCTGGTGACCGCGGTGATGTCCAAGGAGACGCGGGAGGGGATCGACTTCTTCCCCCTGCGCGTCGACTTCGAGGAGCGCCAGTACGCCGCCGGGCGCATCCCGGGCAGCTTCTTCCGGCGCGAGGGGCGGCCCAGCGAGCGGGCGGTCCTCTCGGCGCGGCTGATGGACCGGCCCATCCGGCCGCTCTTCCCCAAGGGGCTGACCAACGAGGTGCAGGTGGTCTGCACCGTCCTCTCCTTCGACGGGGACAACCAGCCGGACATCCTGGGTATCCTCGGCGAGAGCATCGCCCTCTCCATCTCCGACATCCCCTTCGACGGGCCCATCGCCGGCGTCACGGTGGGCATGGTGGACGGCAACTTCGTCCTCAACCCGACGCTGGAGCAGTACCAGCGCTCGCGCCTGGACCTGACCGTGGCCGGCACCCGCGAGGCGGTCATCATGGTCGAGGGGAACGCCGACGAGCTGCCCGAGGAAGACATCCTGGCGGCGATGGACTTCGCCCACCGGGCCATCCGCCAGCTGATCGAGTGGCAGGACGGCATCGTCGCCGAGCTGGGGCGGCCCAAGTTCGCCTTCACGCCGGTGGCGGTGCCCGAGGAGCTGGAGCAGGCCGTCCGCGCCGAGGCGACGGCGGTGCTGCGCGAGACGCTGCTCAACCCGGACAAGCTGGCGCGCGAGGAGGCGCTGGCCCAGGCCAAGGAGCAGCTGAAGAACGCCCTGCTGGAGCGCTTCCCGGAGCAGGAGAAGGCCGTGGCCACGGTGCTCGACGCCATCGAGCGCGAGCAGCTGCGGCGCATGATCCTGGACGAGAAGATCCGCCCCGACGGGCGCAGACCCGACGAGATCCGGCCGGTCAGCTGCCGCGTCGGCCTCCTGCCGCGCACGCACGGCTCGGCCCTCTTCACCCGCGGGCAGACGCAGGCGCTGACCGTGGCCGCGCTGGGTGCGCTGGAGGACCGCCAGTTCCTGGACTCCATCGGCGAGCCGGAGGAGTACAAGCGCTACCTGCACCACTACAACTTCCCGCCCTACTCCACCGGCGAGGTGCGGCCGCTGCGCGCGCCCGGCCGGCGCGAGATCGGCCACGGCCGCCTCGCGGAGATGGCGCTTCAGCGGATGATCCCGCCCGAGGAAGAGTTCCCCTACACCATCCGTCTGGTCTCCGAGATCCTGGAGTCCAACGGCTCCTCCTCCATGGCCTCGGTCTGCGGCAGCACGCTGGCGCTGATGGACGCCGGCGTCCCCATTCGCGAACCGGTGGCGGGCATCGCCATGGGCCTGATCAGCGAGGGCGACCAAGTGGAGGTCCTCTCGGACATCCAGGGCATCGAGGACCACCTGGGCGACATGGACTTCAAGGTGGCGGGCACGCGGAACGGCATCACCGCCATGCAGCTGGACGCCAAGATCGAGGGCGTGGACCGCGTGATCCTGGCGCGCGCGCTGGAGCAGGCCCGCCGGGGACGGCTCTTCATCCTGGGCAAGATGCTGGAGGCCATCGACAAGCCGCGCCCCGAGCTCTCGCCCTACGCGCCGCGCATCCTGACGCTGCAGATCAACCCCGACCGCATCCGCGACGTCATCGGTCCCGGCGGCCGGACCATCAACCGCATCGTCCAGGAGACCGGCGCCAAGATCGACGTGGAGGAGAGCGGCAAGATCTATGTGGCCACGCCGGACCTGGCGGCGGCGGAGCGGGCGGTGGCCATGATCCGCGAGCTGACGCACGAGGTGGAACCGGGCGAGGTCTACCTGGGCAAGGTGGTCCGCCTGACCAACTTCGGCGCCTTCGTGGAGCTTTTCCCGGGCAAGGACGGCCTCGTCCACATCTCGCAGCTGGGTGCGGGCCCCGAGCGGACGGCCCGGGTGGAGGACGTGGTCTCGCTGGGCGACCGGATCCTGGTCAAGGTGACCGAGATCGACGAGCTGGGCAGGGTCAACCTCTCCCGTCGCGACGCGCTGCGCCAGTTCCCCGAGCGCGCCGCCGAAGAGGAGGTGCATCCGAAGGTCGCCCCCGCCGACCACCGGGCTTCGGGCAAGCCGGCGCCCGGTCGGGGCGGCGAGGCGCGGGACGGGCAGGCGGCGCAGCCGGAGGGCGAGCGCCCGCCGCGCCACCGCTCGCGTCACGGGCACCGACGCTGA
- the rpsO gene encoding 30S ribosomal protein S15: MSLEQSVKRSIIESYARHPQDTGSTEVQVAILTRRINDLTEHLRAHPKDHHSRRGLLKMVGKRRRLLNYLEREDPKRYAEVTRSLGIRTR; this comes from the coding sequence ATGTCCCTGGAACAGTCCGTCAAGAGGAGCATCATCGAGAGCTATGCCCGTCACCCCCAGGACACCGGCTCCACCGAGGTGCAGGTGGCCATCCTGACTCGGCGGATCAACGACCTGACCGAGCACCTGCGGGCCCACCCCAAGGATCACCACTCGCGGCGCGGACTCCTGAAGATGGTGGGCAAGCGCCGGCGGTTGCTCAACTACCTGGAGCGGGAGGACCCGAAGCGGTACGCGGAAGTGACCAGGAGCCTCGGGATCCGGACCCGTTAG
- a CDS encoding dipicolinic acid synthetase subunit A, with product MARERVAFLGGGRREAAAAARLRAAGLETVEIRRAAGWDESAAARALARAEALVLPVASVGARLEADEDGKPAWSLDGLLEHLPGGAPLLFGRRPEGAARPLFERLARDHPLHPLLERDDFAWLNAVPTAEGAVVAAAEQLERTIRGSRALVLGYGRTGSTLARLLAAMGARTLVLARSPAARAQARAAGHEAAPVGALSPALAGEADLLFNTVPAPLLTPDLFAVRPELPVLDLASAPGGLHPALRGRPPRGYRLLPALPERYAPASAGEALAQVLLEILRGDGERG from the coding sequence GTGGCGCGCGAGCGGGTGGCCTTCCTGGGCGGCGGCCGGCGCGAGGCGGCCGCCGCGGCGAGGCTGCGGGCGGCGGGGCTGGAGACGGTGGAGATCCGGCGGGCGGCCGGCTGGGACGAGAGCGCGGCCGCCCGGGCCCTGGCGCGGGCGGAGGCGCTGGTCCTGCCCGTGGCCAGCGTCGGTGCGAGGCTGGAGGCGGACGAAGACGGGAAACCCGCCTGGAGCCTCGACGGCCTGCTGGAGCACCTGCCGGGCGGGGCGCCGCTCCTCTTCGGACGTCGGCCGGAGGGGGCGGCGCGCCCGCTTTTCGAGCGACTGGCCCGCGACCACCCCCTGCACCCCCTCCTGGAGCGCGACGACTTCGCCTGGCTCAACGCCGTCCCCACCGCCGAGGGCGCCGTGGTGGCGGCTGCGGAGCAGCTGGAACGGACCATCCGCGGGTCGCGCGCCCTGGTCCTCGGCTACGGCCGCACGGGAAGCACCCTGGCCCGGCTGCTGGCGGCCATGGGCGCGCGCACGCTGGTGCTGGCGCGCTCGCCCGCGGCGCGGGCGCAGGCGCGCGCCGCAGGCCACGAGGCCGCGCCCGTGGGCGCGCTCTCGCCGGCGCTGGCGGGCGAGGCCGATCTTCTCTTCAACACCGTGCCCGCTCCGCTCCTGACACCCGACCTCTTCGCCGTCCGCCCGGAGCTGCCCGTCCTCGACCTGGCCTCGGCGCCGGGCGGCCTCCATCCGGCCCTTCGCGGGCGGCCGCCGCGGGGCTACCGGCTGCTGCCGGCGCTGCCCGAACGGTACGCGCCGGCCAGCGCCGGCGAGGCGCTGGCCCAGGTCCTCCTGGAGATCTTGCGGGGGGACGGAGAAAGGGGGTAA
- a CDS encoding VanW family protein: MLAAGGAVPRVERLLFGVRPGVTLDGKPMGGLLPGEVRARVQAMARAAYRPPRNARVEPGSGRILPEQAGEQVDVAATVRAVLDARAGARLRSVRLPVEPRITARLLRSMTRQLGSYRTWLEGSWERVHNIEVGAAALDNSLVLPGEVFSFWRALGEPTRARGYLEAPVISGEAFVPGVGGGLCQVSSTLYNAVLDAGLEVVERHGHSLAVDYVPPGRDATVAWDMLDFRFRNDSDGPVLVRARIEGWQLHVWILAPAQAPHAGAAN, from the coding sequence GTGCTGGCCGCCGGCGGGGCGGTGCCGCGGGTGGAGCGCCTGCTCTTCGGCGTCCGCCCCGGTGTCACGCTGGATGGGAAGCCCATGGGCGGGCTCCTGCCGGGCGAGGTGCGCGCGCGCGTCCAGGCCATGGCCCGCGCGGCCTACCGGCCGCCGCGCAACGCGCGCGTGGAGCCGGGTAGCGGGCGGATCCTGCCCGAGCAGGCGGGCGAGCAGGTGGACGTCGCCGCCACCGTGCGCGCCGTCCTGGACGCGCGGGCCGGGGCGCGGCTCCGCTCGGTCCGCCTGCCCGTCGAGCCGCGCATCACCGCCCGCCTCCTCCGCTCCATGACGCGCCAGCTGGGGAGCTACCGGACCTGGCTCGAAGGCAGCTGGGAGCGGGTGCACAACATCGAGGTGGGCGCGGCCGCCCTGGACAACTCGCTGGTCCTGCCGGGCGAGGTCTTCTCCTTCTGGAGGGCGCTGGGTGAGCCGACGCGGGCCCGCGGCTACCTGGAGGCGCCGGTCATCTCGGGCGAGGCCTTCGTGCCCGGCGTCGGCGGCGGGCTCTGCCAGGTCTCCTCGACGCTCTACAACGCCGTGCTGGACGCCGGCCTCGAGGTGGTGGAGCGGCACGGTCACAGCCTGGCCGTCGACTACGTCCCGCCGGGCCGCGACGCCACCGTGGCCTGGGATATGCTGGACTTCCGCTTCCGCAACGACAGCGACGGGCCGGTCCTCGTCCGGGCGCGGATCGAGGGCTGGCAGTTGCACGTATGGATCCTGGCGCCGGCGCAGGCGCCGCACGCCGGTGCGGCGAACTAG
- the dpaB gene encoding dipicolinate synthase subunit B has translation MRFRGLTVGWALTGSHHTVPQVFPVMERLRAEGAEIIPILSQTLATTSTRHGDPETWYRRIVEATGHPPLTTIPEVEPFGPNRTLDVLAVVPCTGNTLAKLANAVNDTAVTMAVKAQLRNGRPVVLGITTNDALGLNAVNLGRLLNARNVYFVPFGQDDPFAKPNSLVAHLDLLPETLEEALAGRQLQPILRAWPAGER, from the coding sequence ATGCGATTCCGGGGCTTGACCGTGGGCTGGGCCCTGACGGGCTCGCACCACACGGTCCCCCAGGTCTTTCCGGTGATGGAGCGGCTCCGGGCGGAGGGGGCCGAGATCATTCCCATCCTCTCCCAGACGCTGGCCACCACGAGCACCCGACACGGCGACCCGGAGACGTGGTACCGGCGCATCGTGGAGGCCACGGGCCACCCGCCGCTCACCACCATCCCGGAGGTGGAGCCCTTCGGCCCCAACCGGACGCTGGACGTGCTGGCCGTCGTCCCCTGCACGGGCAACACCCTGGCCAAGCTGGCCAACGCCGTCAACGACACGGCGGTGACCATGGCGGTCAAGGCGCAGCTGCGCAACGGGCGGCCGGTGGTGCTGGGCATCACGACCAACGACGCGCTGGGGCTGAACGCGGTCAACCTGGGCAGGCTGCTCAACGCCAGGAACGTCTACTTCGTGCCCTTCGGCCAGGACGATCCGTTCGCCAAGCCGAACTCGCTGGTGGCGCACCTCGACCTCCTCCCCGAGACGCTGGAGGAGGCGCTGGCGGGGCGGCAGCTCCAGCCGATCCTGCGCGCCTGGCCGGCGGGCGAACGGTGA
- the dapB gene encoding 4-hydroxy-tetrahydrodipicolinate reductase — protein MSSSVRVVVAGASGRTGSAVTRGLLSAEGVEVVGAVGQRHAGEPLSAFTGVATPLQVEADLRACLERERPDVLVDFTLPAVAGGHALLALELGVRPIVGTTGLADEELEAIRQRAHELRLGAAVIPNFSFGILLLGRFAREAVRFFPKVEVVELHHDTKLDVPSGTALHLSEALAAAGARSPVPIHSVRLPGFVARHTLIFGGTGETLTLTHDSSSRDSFAPGVLLAVRRILHVDHAVFDLAELAG, from the coding sequence ATGAGCAGCTCGGTACGCGTGGTGGTGGCGGGGGCCTCGGGCAGGACCGGCAGCGCGGTGACCAGGGGCCTTCTCTCCGCCGAGGGCGTCGAGGTGGTGGGGGCCGTCGGCCAGCGCCACGCGGGCGAGCCGCTCAGCGCCTTCACCGGAGTCGCGACGCCGCTCCAAGTGGAGGCCGACCTGCGCGCCTGCCTGGAGCGCGAGCGCCCGGATGTGCTGGTCGACTTCACGCTTCCCGCGGTGGCGGGGGGCCATGCACTCCTCGCGCTGGAACTGGGCGTGCGGCCCATCGTGGGGACGACCGGCCTGGCCGACGAGGAGCTGGAGGCGATCCGCCAGCGCGCGCACGAGCTCCGCCTGGGGGCCGCGGTCATCCCCAACTTCTCCTTCGGCATCCTTCTCCTCGGCCGCTTCGCGCGCGAGGCGGTCCGCTTCTTCCCCAAGGTGGAGGTCGTGGAGCTCCACCACGACACCAAGCTGGACGTTCCCTCCGGGACGGCGCTCCACCTCTCCGAGGCGCTGGCGGCGGCGGGGGCCCGGTCGCCCGTACCCATCCACAGCGTCCGCCTTCCCGGCTTCGTCGCGCGGCATACGCTCATCTTCGGCGGGACGGGGGAGACGCTCACCCTGACGCACGACAGCTCCAGCCGGGACTCCTTCGCCCCGGGCGTCCTCCTGGCCGTACGGCGCATCCTCCACGTGGACCACGCCGTCTTCGACCTGGCCGAGCTGGCGGGCTGA
- a CDS encoding dUTPase: MDPGAGAGAARRCGELGAVRGWEALAEAERVHDRLADIFLRQAELDEEIARLRGLDFPAEVWAEKLSLALTAELFEVLEALNFKWWKNPEPVQAEAVREELADVLHFFVSLCLHLGVGPEELYEAYVRKQRENLARQRGRSSRPGYAVRERDGGGADALE; the protein is encoded by the coding sequence ATGGATCCTGGCGCCGGCGCAGGCGCCGCACGCCGGTGCGGCGAACTAGGCGCCGTCCGGGGGTGGGAAGCGTTGGCGGAGGCGGAGCGGGTTCACGACCGCCTGGCGGACATCTTTCTGCGCCAGGCGGAGCTGGACGAGGAGATCGCCCGGCTGCGCGGCCTCGACTTCCCCGCCGAGGTCTGGGCGGAGAAGCTGAGCCTGGCGCTGACCGCCGAGCTGTTCGAGGTGCTGGAGGCGCTCAACTTCAAGTGGTGGAAGAACCCGGAACCCGTCCAGGCGGAGGCGGTGCGGGAGGAGCTGGCCGACGTCCTCCACTTCTTCGTCAGCCTCTGCCTCCATCTGGGCGTCGGCCCGGAGGAGCTCTATGAGGCCTACGTGCGCAAGCAGCGCGAGAACCTGGCACGGCAGCGCGGCCGTTCCAGCCGGCCGGGTTACGCCGTACGCGAGCGGGACGGAGGTGGGGCGGATGCTCTGGAGTGA